The segment GGGCATGTGGATCATGGGAAGACGACGTTAACGGCGGCGATAACGAAGGTATTGGAGAAGCAGGGGCGGGCGAAGTTTGTGAAGTTTGAGGAGATAGACAAGGCGCCGGAGGAGAAGGAG is part of the Thermodesulfobacteriota bacterium genome and harbors:
- a CDS encoding GTP-binding protein codes for the protein MSKQRFERGKPHLNIGTIGHVDHGKTTLTAAITKVLEKQGRAKFVKFEEIDKAPEEKE